The genomic segment ACGGTTGAGCGCATAGTTGATGGTGGAGTCCATCTGCAGGGGCATGCCCCGGTCGAGACGGTTGTAGATGACCCTGGCGACCTTGCCCATTTCCTCCTTGGAACCGGCTTCGGCCTCGATCATGCTCGCAATGGTGACGCTCTGGTAGACGTTCAGCGCATTCCGGTCCGCGCCGGCCGTGACTTGGCCGGCACCGAACTTCTTGTTGGCCGTGTTCACCATGTACGACAGAACAGATGCCGGAGTCGACTCCGAGCTGAGCGGATACGTCGCCGGGAAGAGGTATCCCTCCGGGTTGCCGTCCGCGTCTTTGGGGAGTTTGAGGTCGGCTTTCGGCAGCGCCTTTTTCGTGGTGCCGGCGGGTACGTCGAGGGCCTTGTCCACGGCCGCGTACACCTGGCCGGCGCGCCACCCCTCAGGGATGGTCAGCGTCTCGGGCCGTTTGTCGTCGTCGGGAAGCAGCAGCGGCACCGCCACGGCGGCGGCCACGACGACGGCTCCGGTCGCGATCAGGGCGATCCGGCCCCGTCGCGTCAGTCGAATCGTTCCGCGTCTCGGAGTCTTGGTCTGCATGCGGGCACGGTAACCCGCAAATGGTCATATTCCTGGCATATCTTCATGTCGCGGGCTCCAGTT from the Streptomyces venezuelae genome contains:
- the mltG gene encoding endolytic transglycosylase MltG, with protein sequence MQTKTPRRGTIRLTRRGRIALIATGAVVVAAAVAVPLLLPDDDKRPETLTIPEGWRAGQVYAAVDKALDVPAGTTKKALPKADLKLPKDADGNPEGYLFPATYPLSSESTPASVLSYMVNTANKKFGAGQVTAGADRNALNVYQSVTIASMIEAEAGSKEEMGKVARVIYNRLDRGMPLQMDSTINYALNRSTLATSERDTKINSPYNTYARMGLPPTPIGNPGEEAMRAAINPTPGDWLYFVTVKPGDTRFTSDFQEHQKNVGEFNKAK